The following coding sequences are from one Frigoribacterium sp. Leaf415 window:
- a CDS encoding malate:quinone oxidoreductase, which produces MTDAKKPVDVALIGAGIMSATLGAMIKQLEPSWTIQIYEALGDVALESSNPWNNAGTGHSALCELNYTPERSDGTIDTSSAVKVNEQFQVSRQFWSFLVAEGALPQPDAFINSTPHMSFVWGEKNVEYLRKRHEALREHPLFQGLEFSTDASVIRSWAPVLIPGRAKGQPIAATRIAAGTDVDFGSLTRLLFTYLQGEGAILEVDHRVTNLTKLADGTWRVALRKQVGGTPTTVDARFVFVGAGGGALHLLQKSGIDEIKGFGGFPVSGEFLRCDDPAIVGKHQAKVYGKAAVGSPPMSVPHLDTRVVDGQASLMFGPYAGFSPKFLKHGSMFDLFASIRAHNLYPMIRAGLANLSLVKYLVGQLAASKQTKFEALREFMPDADPKDWYRITAGQRVQVIKKDRKKGGVLQFGTEVITAGDGTIAGLLGASPGASTAVPIMLSVLERCFPDRIAAWKPRLNAMIPTYGDDLSSDEQRAASTIGATAEALNIHA; this is translated from the coding sequence GTGACCGATGCGAAGAAGCCCGTCGACGTAGCCCTCATCGGGGCCGGCATCATGAGTGCCACCCTCGGTGCCATGATCAAGCAGCTCGAGCCGAGCTGGACGATCCAGATCTACGAGGCGCTGGGCGACGTCGCCCTCGAATCGAGCAACCCCTGGAACAACGCGGGCACGGGCCACTCGGCCCTCTGCGAGCTCAACTACACGCCCGAGCGGTCGGACGGCACCATCGACACCTCGAGCGCCGTCAAGGTCAACGAGCAGTTCCAGGTCTCGCGGCAGTTCTGGTCGTTCCTCGTGGCCGAGGGGGCCCTGCCCCAGCCCGACGCCTTCATCAACTCGACCCCGCACATGAGCTTCGTCTGGGGTGAGAAGAACGTCGAGTACCTCCGCAAGCGCCACGAGGCACTGCGCGAGCACCCGCTGTTCCAGGGCCTCGAGTTCAGCACCGACGCGTCCGTCATCCGGTCGTGGGCGCCGGTCCTCATCCCGGGTCGGGCGAAGGGGCAGCCGATCGCGGCGACGCGCATCGCCGCCGGGACGGACGTCGACTTCGGGTCGCTCACGCGCCTCCTCTTCACGTACCTCCAGGGCGAGGGAGCGATCCTCGAAGTCGACCACCGCGTCACGAACCTCACGAAGCTCGCCGACGGCACGTGGCGGGTGGCCCTCCGCAAGCAGGTCGGCGGCACGCCCACGACGGTCGACGCACGCTTCGTGTTCGTCGGCGCCGGCGGGGGAGCCCTGCACCTGCTGCAGAAGTCGGGCATCGACGAGATCAAGGGCTTCGGCGGATTCCCGGTCAGCGGCGAGTTCCTGCGCTGCGACGACCCCGCGATCGTCGGCAAGCACCAGGCCAAGGTCTACGGCAAGGCCGCCGTCGGCTCGCCCCCGATGTCGGTGCCGCACCTCGACACCCGCGTCGTCGACGGGCAGGCCAGCCTGATGTTCGGGCCCTACGCCGGCTTCAGTCCGAAGTTCCTCAAGCACGGTTCGATGTTCGACCTGTTCGCGTCGATCCGTGCCCACAACCTCTACCCGATGATCCGTGCCGGCCTCGCCAACCTCTCGTTGGTCAAGTACCTCGTGGGGCAGTTGGCGGCGAGCAAGCAGACCAAGTTCGAGGCGCTGCGCGAGTTCATGCCCGACGCCGATCCGAAGGACTGGTACCGCATCACCGCCGGCCAGCGGGTGCAGGTCATCAAGAAGGACCGCAAGAAGGGCGGGGTGCTCCAGTTCGGCACCGAGGTGATCACGGCGGGCGACGGCACCATCGCGGGCCTGCTCGGTGCGTCCCCGGGGGCGTCCACGGCCGTGCCGATCATGCTCAGCGTGCTCGAGCGGTGCTTCCCCGACCGCATCGCCGCGTGGAAGCCGCGGCTCAACGCGATGATCCCGACCTACGGTGACGATCTCTCGTCCGACGAGCAGCGGGCCGCCTCGACCATCGGGGCGACCGCCGAGGCGCTGAACATCCACGCCTGA
- a CDS encoding response regulator transcription factor encodes MTSTESSGRSSHRPGFGRPVAAPSWATVGPGSDAPPARRVRLAILDDHEVLLDSLSSWINVNAYDFDLVLTAHTWLQLVHSDNFPTDLVFLDFQLKEPVSIEARVRTCRAAGAKVVVLSSLDTRESRERALEAGASAFLSKTLPMREVMDAARQVMGVARDNSPQRDWRPLPAGAANQTRPKLSAGEAEAFRLYVSGFSTNEVAAQMNVQYETAKTFLRRVREKYAKANRPASKKSELIRRAAEDGYLQ; translated from the coding sequence ATGACCAGCACTGAGTCGAGCGGTCGCTCGTCCCATCGTCCGGGCTTCGGGAGGCCCGTCGCAGCACCCTCGTGGGCCACCGTCGGCCCGGGTTCCGACGCACCGCCCGCCCGTCGCGTCCGGCTCGCGATCCTCGACGACCACGAGGTGCTGCTCGACAGCCTGAGCAGCTGGATCAACGTCAACGCCTACGACTTCGACCTCGTCCTCACGGCACACACCTGGCTGCAGCTGGTGCACAGCGACAACTTCCCGACCGACCTCGTCTTCCTCGACTTCCAGTTGAAAGAGCCGGTCTCCATCGAGGCCCGCGTGCGCACCTGCCGGGCGGCCGGGGCCAAGGTCGTCGTGCTGTCGAGCCTCGACACCCGCGAGTCGCGCGAACGAGCCCTCGAGGCGGGGGCGTCGGCCTTCCTGTCGAAGACCCTGCCGATGCGCGAGGTGATGGACGCCGCCCGCCAGGTCATGGGGGTCGCCCGTGACAACTCGCCTCAGCGCGACTGGCGTCCGCTGCCGGCCGGTGCCGCGAACCAGACCAGGCCCAAGCTCAGCGCCGGCGAGGCCGAGGCGTTCCGGTTGTACGTCTCGGGTTTCAGCACCAACGAGGTCGCCGCGCAGATGAACGTCCAGTACGAGACGGCGAAGACCTTCCTCCGTCGGGTGCGCGAGAAGTACGCCAAGGCCAACCGACCGGCCAGCAAGAAGTCCGAGCTCATCCGTCGGGCGGCCGAAGACGGTTACCTCCAGTAG
- a CDS encoding metallophosphoesterase, with protein sequence MTAAAGAAVGLGALAWGVFVERNRFTVRHEVLPVLEPGSRTLTILHLSDLHLAPWQSEKQEWVRGLAVLEPDLIVNTGDNIGHEDAHTALEYALEPFRGVPGVFVNGSNDYYGPSPKNPLAYFGGPSKAHRTPVDLDIDRMQSFFTDQLGWLDLNNRARALELRGSRLELFGVNDAHRGWDRLDRIPGALDDLRENVGWQDDRGGPDPISIGVTHAPYQRVLNSFVNNGADVIFGGHTHGGQVQVPGYGALVTNCDLPRSKVSGLTTWSHARKTAHLEISAGLGTSIYAPVRFSCRPEAVIVTLTA encoded by the coding sequence GTGACCGCAGCAGCGGGCGCGGCCGTCGGCCTCGGCGCACTGGCCTGGGGAGTGTTCGTCGAACGCAACCGGTTCACGGTGCGGCACGAGGTGTTGCCCGTCCTCGAACCCGGCTCCCGGACGCTGACGATCCTGCACCTGTCCGACCTCCACCTCGCCCCCTGGCAGTCCGAGAAGCAGGAGTGGGTGCGCGGCCTCGCCGTGCTCGAACCCGACCTCATCGTCAACACCGGTGACAACATCGGACACGAGGACGCCCACACCGCACTCGAGTACGCGCTCGAGCCCTTCCGGGGAGTCCCCGGGGTCTTCGTCAACGGCTCCAACGACTACTACGGCCCCTCCCCCAAGAACCCTCTGGCCTACTTCGGCGGTCCGAGCAAGGCCCACCGCACGCCCGTCGACCTCGACATCGACCGGATGCAGTCCTTCTTCACCGATCAGCTCGGCTGGCTCGACCTGAACAACAGGGCGCGGGCGCTCGAGCTGCGGGGTTCGCGACTCGAACTGTTCGGCGTCAACGACGCGCACCGCGGCTGGGACCGTCTCGACCGCATCCCCGGCGCCCTCGACGACCTCCGCGAGAACGTCGGTTGGCAGGACGATCGAGGCGGGCCCGACCCCATCAGCATCGGCGTCACCCACGCTCCCTACCAACGCGTCCTGAACTCGTTCGTCAACAACGGTGCCGACGTCATCTTCGGCGGTCACACCCACGGCGGACAGGTCCAGGTGCCCGGCTACGGCGCCCTCGTCACCAACTGCGACCTGCCTCGCAGCAAGGTCAGCGGACTGACCACCTGGAGCCACGCCCGCAAGACCGCACACCTCGAGATCTCGGCCGGCCTGGGCACCTCGATCTACGCCCCCGTCCGGTTCTCGTGCCGGCCCGAAGCCGTGATCGTGACCCTCACGGCCTGA
- a CDS encoding thymidine kinase, whose translation MAKLYFRYGAMNSGKSTALLQAAYNYEERGQRVLLAKPGVDTKGDDAIVSRLGVTRAADVTFAPDDEVRQVFLARRDAVRDETGSSLACLLVDEAQFLAPHQIDDLLRIAILDDVPVLAYGIRTDFRTVAFPGSRRLLEVAHSLEELKTICRCGRKAVFTARTVGDRFVFDGDQVAIDGQQVTYESLCGACYLAESGGRLA comes from the coding sequence GTGGCCAAGCTCTACTTCCGCTACGGCGCGATGAACAGCGGCAAGAGCACGGCTCTGCTGCAGGCGGCCTACAACTACGAAGAACGCGGTCAGCGCGTGTTGCTCGCCAAGCCGGGGGTCGACACGAAGGGCGACGACGCCATCGTCTCGCGGTTGGGAGTCACCCGGGCCGCGGACGTCACCTTCGCCCCCGACGACGAGGTCCGGCAGGTCTTCCTGGCCCGACGTGACGCCGTGCGCGACGAGACGGGCTCGAGCCTCGCCTGCCTGCTCGTGGACGAGGCGCAGTTCCTGGCGCCGCACCAGATCGACGACCTGCTGCGCATCGCGATCCTCGACGACGTCCCGGTGCTGGCCTACGGCATCCGGACGGATTTCCGCACGGTGGCCTTTCCCGGCAGTCGTCGGCTCCTCGAGGTGGCGCACTCGCTCGAAGAGCTCAAGACGATCTGCCGGTGCGGTCGAAAGGCGGTCTTCACGGCGCGTACGGTCGGCGACCGGTTCGTGTTCGACGGGGACCAGGTCGCGATCGACGGCCAGCAGGTGACGTACGAGTCGCTGTGCGGTGCCTGCTACCTCGCCGAGTCCGGCGGCCGTCTCGCCTGA
- a CDS encoding aspartate kinase, whose amino-acid sequence MSLIVQKFGGSSVADAESIKRVAKRIVETRKAGNDVVVAVSAMGDTTDELLDLANEVSPLPGGRELDMLLTAGERISMALLAMAIRSLGVEARSYTGSQAGMITDAQHGKARIVDVTPGRVRDALDAGYVAIVAGFQGFNRSTGDITTLGRGGSDTTAVALAAALDADVCEIYTDVDGVFTADPRVVPKARKLDRVTSEEMLELAAAGSKVLYIRAVEYARRHGVTLHVRSSFNNNEGTLVVNPKEGENVEEPIISGVAGDLSEGKITVVGVPDVPGKAAQIFRTVAKTGANIDMIVQNVSAASTSRTDISFTLPKSEGAVVLQALESDRAEIGFESLQYDDQIGKLALVGAGMRTNAGVSARLFTALFEAGINIEMISTSEIRISVVTRADTLNDALRVVHTAFGLDAEVDAVVHGGTGR is encoded by the coding sequence GTGAGCTTGATCGTGCAGAAATTCGGCGGGTCGTCCGTCGCCGATGCCGAGAGCATCAAGCGCGTCGCCAAGCGCATCGTCGAGACGCGCAAGGCCGGCAACGACGTCGTCGTGGCCGTCAGCGCGATGGGCGACACCACCGACGAGCTGCTCGACCTGGCCAACGAGGTCAGTCCGCTTCCCGGCGGCCGCGAGCTCGACATGCTGCTCACCGCGGGCGAGCGCATCAGCATGGCCCTGCTCGCCATGGCCATCCGCAGCCTGGGCGTCGAGGCCCGTTCGTACACCGGCAGCCAGGCCGGCATGATCACCGACGCCCAGCACGGCAAGGCCCGCATCGTCGACGTGACGCCCGGCCGGGTGCGCGACGCGCTCGACGCCGGGTACGTGGCGATCGTCGCCGGCTTTCAGGGGTTCAACCGGTCCACGGGCGACATCACGACCCTCGGCCGAGGCGGCTCCGACACGACCGCCGTCGCCCTCGCCGCGGCGCTCGACGCCGACGTGTGCGAGATCTACACCGACGTCGACGGCGTCTTCACGGCCGACCCGCGCGTCGTGCCCAAGGCCCGCAAGCTCGACCGCGTCACGAGCGAAGAGATGCTCGAGCTCGCCGCCGCCGGGTCGAAGGTGCTCTACATCCGAGCCGTCGAGTACGCCCGACGCCACGGGGTCACCCTGCACGTCCGCTCGTCGTTCAACAACAACGAGGGCACGCTCGTCGTCAACCCGAAAGAGGGAGAGAACGTGGAAGAACCCATCATCAGCGGGGTCGCGGGCGACCTCAGCGAGGGCAAGATCACCGTCGTCGGCGTCCCCGACGTGCCGGGCAAGGCCGCCCAGATCTTCCGCACGGTCGCCAAGACCGGCGCCAACATCGACATGATCGTGCAGAACGTGTCGGCGGCGTCGACCAGCCGCACCGACATCTCGTTCACCCTGCCGAAGTCCGAGGGCGCCGTCGTGCTCCAGGCCCTCGAGTCCGACCGTGCCGAGATCGGCTTCGAGTCGCTGCAGTACGACGACCAGATCGGCAAGCTCGCGCTCGTCGGTGCGGGCATGCGCACCAACGCCGGCGTCTCGGCACGACTTTTCACGGCCCTCTTCGAGGCCGGCATCAACATCGAGATGATCTCGACCAGCGAGATCCGCATCTCGGTGGTCACCCGGGCCGACACCCTGAACGACGCCCTCCGCGTCGTCCACACGGCCTTCGGCCTCGACGCCGAGGTCGACGCGGTGGTCCACGGCGGCACCGGCCGCTGA
- a CDS encoding Rv2578c family radical SAM protein — MRWSEQAVDTENASALPGLARLNNLITSVTTPEFAGVTFHEVVAKSALNRVPGGDSALPFGWTINPYRGCSHACVYCFARPTHEYLDLDGGDDFDRQIVVKVNVAEVLARELHRPTWQHHPVALGTNTDPYQRAEGRYRLMPGIIAALADSGTPFSILTKGTLLRRDLPLLAEAAQHVPVDLAMSIAVYDDDLQQSVEPGTPTTAARLATVSAARELGLSCSVFMMPVLPYLTDGLDHLHAALAAVRDSGASSVMYSALHLKPGVKEWWFAWLEREHPELVAKYRALYSQGTYAPTGYRSWLAARLRPLLREYGLEKGQSDPAMGSMRSAALDDSARSLRLMGLNGAGTGTGTAAAGSAALPGIPDLSLGAGGSAVPRALIAHELPGGARSQPRLF, encoded by the coding sequence ATGCGATGGTCCGAGCAAGCGGTCGACACCGAGAACGCCTCGGCGCTGCCCGGTCTGGCGCGGCTGAACAACCTGATCACCTCCGTCACGACACCCGAGTTCGCGGGGGTGACGTTCCACGAGGTGGTCGCGAAGAGCGCCCTCAACCGCGTCCCGGGCGGCGACTCGGCTCTGCCTTTCGGGTGGACGATCAATCCCTACCGCGGCTGCAGCCACGCCTGCGTGTACTGCTTCGCCCGTCCCACCCACGAGTACCTCGACCTCGACGGCGGCGACGACTTCGACCGGCAGATCGTCGTCAAGGTGAACGTCGCCGAGGTGCTCGCCCGCGAACTGCACCGCCCGACGTGGCAGCACCACCCGGTCGCTCTCGGCACGAACACCGACCCCTACCAACGTGCCGAGGGCCGGTACCGGCTCATGCCCGGCATCATCGCCGCCCTCGCCGACTCGGGCACCCCCTTCAGCATCCTGACGAAGGGCACGCTGTTGCGGCGCGACCTGCCCCTGCTCGCCGAGGCGGCGCAGCACGTGCCCGTCGACCTCGCCATGTCGATCGCCGTCTACGACGACGACCTGCAGCAGTCGGTCGAGCCGGGCACGCCGACGACGGCAGCCCGCCTGGCCACCGTCTCGGCGGCCCGCGAGCTGGGGTTGTCCTGCTCGGTCTTCATGATGCCCGTGCTGCCGTACCTCACCGACGGCCTCGACCACCTGCACGCGGCGCTCGCCGCCGTCCGCGACTCGGGTGCCTCGAGCGTCATGTACAGCGCCTTGCACCTCAAGCCCGGGGTCAAAGAGTGGTGGTTCGCCTGGCTCGAGCGTGAGCACCCCGAGCTCGTGGCCAAGTACCGTGCGCTCTACTCCCAGGGCACCTACGCGCCGACGGGCTACCGCTCCTGGCTGGCCGCACGTCTACGGCCCCTGTTGCGCGAGTACGGCCTCGAGAAGGGGCAGTCCGACCCGGCCATGGGGTCGATGCGCTCGGCGGCGCTCGACGACAGCGCGCGTTCCCTGCGACTGATGGGGCTGAACGGCGCCGGCACCGGCACGGGCACGGCAGCCGCCGGCTCCGCCGCCCTCCCGGGCATCCCCGACCTGTCGCTCGGTGCCGGTGGCTCCGCGGTCCCGCGGGCCCTCATCGCCCACGAGCTGCCGGGCGGGGCACGGTCGCAGCCGCGACTGTTCTGA
- a CDS encoding sensor histidine kinase codes for MLLGLPAHLAPAAVGDSVSRACHAIAATVLAAAAALLLSKQVATPDLLLWPALVSLAPLVVLLVVVERTRSTTAHLAYLIVGTAALYWYAVTLFSQVAAVQASDAFSLSLPKIALIMVGSTAVGPRRGLLWSAAGYAAGELATQLATWHTGASLRLDVTALLAFVLVAVVSGHAEASRGRARKAQSRLHRAALEQQVQGIRVDIEQQAAALVHDTILGHLAALAVARPGPLSRETTRSIAADLEVLVGRDWLSPGSVPPEVAVTAADDWERSRLHAAVEQSRSGGLEVAVTGDVAAVGRLDPVTGDALGLAVAQCLVNVSRHSGADRAELVLFGDGTDLTVMVIDDGVGFDTATVAPDRLGLTTSVEARLARVDGHVQIWSSPGSGTSIVLRVPFAVTAPVVVADDGVPA; via the coding sequence ATGCTGCTCGGCCTCCCGGCCCACCTCGCGCCCGCGGCCGTCGGCGACTCGGTGTCCAGGGCGTGTCACGCGATCGCGGCCACGGTCCTCGCGGCGGCGGCCGCCCTGTTGCTCTCGAAACAGGTCGCCACGCCCGACCTGCTGCTCTGGCCCGCCCTGGTCTCGCTCGCGCCGTTGGTGGTCCTGCTCGTCGTGGTCGAGCGCACGCGTTCGACGACGGCCCATCTCGCGTACCTGATCGTCGGGACCGCCGCCCTGTACTGGTACGCCGTCACGCTCTTCTCGCAGGTGGCCGCCGTGCAGGCGTCGGACGCCTTCTCGCTCTCGCTGCCCAAGATCGCCCTCATCATGGTCGGCAGCACCGCCGTCGGCCCACGCCGCGGTCTCCTCTGGTCGGCGGCGGGCTACGCGGCGGGCGAGCTCGCCACGCAGCTGGCGACCTGGCACACCGGGGCCTCCCTGCGGCTCGACGTCACCGCCCTGCTGGCGTTCGTCCTCGTGGCCGTGGTGTCGGGCCACGCCGAGGCGTCGCGAGGACGTGCTCGCAAGGCGCAGTCCCGGCTGCACCGGGCGGCGCTCGAGCAGCAGGTCCAGGGCATCCGCGTCGACATCGAGCAGCAGGCCGCCGCCCTCGTCCACGACACGATCCTCGGGCACCTCGCGGCCCTGGCGGTCGCCCGCCCCGGTCCCCTGTCGCGCGAGACCACCCGGTCGATCGCGGCCGACCTGGAGGTGCTCGTGGGGCGGGACTGGCTCTCGCCCGGCTCCGTGCCGCCCGAGGTCGCCGTGACGGCCGCCGACGACTGGGAGCGCAGTCGACTGCACGCGGCCGTCGAGCAGTCGCGGTCGGGTGGCCTCGAGGTGGCCGTGACGGGCGACGTCGCGGCGGTCGGTCGCCTCGACCCCGTCACCGGCGACGCGCTCGGACTGGCCGTCGCGCAGTGCCTCGTCAACGTGAGCCGCCACAGCGGGGCCGACCGGGCCGAGCTCGTCCTCTTCGGCGACGGCACCGACCTCACCGTGATGGTGATCGACGACGGCGTCGGCTTCGACACGGCGACGGTGGCCCCCGACCGTCTCGGCCTGACGACGTCCGTCGAGGCCCGTCTCGCACGCGTCGACGGTCACGTGCAGATCTGGTCGTCCCCCGGCAGCGGCACGTCGATCGTCCTGCGGGTCCCGTTCGCCGTCACGGCACCGGTGGTCGTCGCCGACGACGGGGTGCCCGCATGA
- a CDS encoding aspartate-semialdehyde dehydrogenase, whose protein sequence is MAEGLHVGVIGATGQVGKVMRTLLDERDFPVAEIRFFATARSAGTTLPFRGVEIVVEDIETADPAGLDIALFSAGATGSRAHAPRFAAAGALVIDNSSAWRMDPEVPLVVSEVNPHALREAVKGIVANPNCTTMAAMPVLKVLDTEATLQRLIVSTYQAVSGSGLAGADELLQQTRAAIEGDTIGLVHDGRAVDLPEPVKYVRPIAFDVIPLAGSIVDDGTNETDEEKKLRNESRKILERPDLLVSGTCVRVPVFTGHSLSINAEFASDITVERAEELLRDAPGVVLTDVPTPLEAAGADPSFVGRIRHDEGVPGHRGLALFISNDNLRKGAALNAVQIAELVAAERAVA, encoded by the coding sequence ATGGCCGAAGGACTGCACGTCGGCGTGATCGGCGCGACCGGACAGGTCGGCAAGGTCATGCGCACGCTGCTCGACGAGCGCGACTTCCCGGTCGCCGAGATCCGCTTCTTCGCGACCGCCCGGTCGGCGGGCACGACCCTGCCGTTCCGCGGGGTCGAGATCGTCGTCGAGGACATCGAGACGGCCGATCCCGCCGGTCTCGACATCGCCCTCTTCTCGGCCGGGGCCACGGGCTCGCGGGCCCACGCGCCGCGGTTCGCGGCAGCCGGCGCGCTCGTCATCGACAACTCGAGCGCCTGGCGCATGGACCCCGAGGTGCCCCTGGTGGTCAGCGAGGTGAACCCCCATGCCCTCCGCGAGGCGGTGAAGGGCATCGTCGCCAACCCCAACTGCACGACCATGGCGGCCATGCCCGTGCTGAAGGTGCTCGACACCGAGGCCACCTTGCAGCGCCTGATCGTCAGCACCTACCAGGCCGTGTCGGGCAGCGGTCTCGCCGGCGCCGACGAGCTGCTGCAGCAGACCCGTGCCGCGATCGAGGGCGACACCATCGGCCTCGTGCACGACGGTCGCGCGGTCGACCTGCCCGAACCGGTGAAGTACGTCCGTCCCATCGCCTTCGACGTCATCCCGCTCGCGGGCAGCATCGTCGACGACGGCACGAACGAGACCGACGAAGAGAAGAAGCTGCGCAACGAGAGCCGCAAGATCCTCGAGCGCCCCGACCTGCTGGTCAGCGGGACGTGCGTCCGCGTGCCGGTCTTCACGGGGCACTCGCTCTCGATCAACGCCGAGTTCGCCTCGGACATCACGGTCGAGCGTGCCGAAGAACTGCTGCGCGACGCCCCCGGGGTGGTCCTCACGGACGTCCCGACCCCGCTCGAGGCGGCGGGAGCCGACCCGAGCTTCGTCGGCCGCATCCGTCACGACGAGGGCGTCCCCGGTCACCGTGGGCTCGCGCTCTTCATCAGCAACGACAACCTCCGCAAGGGTGCGGCGCTCAACGCGGTGCAGATCGCCGAGCTCGTCGCCGCCGAGCGCGCCGTCGCCTGA